Proteins encoded together in one Drosophila albomicans strain 15112-1751.03 chromosome 2R, ASM965048v2, whole genome shotgun sequence window:
- the LOC117575851 gene encoding uncharacterized protein LOC117575851: MSNSAMVAVAICCILVLLAVFIVIIIVVGQQFEEPK; this comes from the coding sequence ATGAGTAACAGCGCAATGGTGGCCGTGGCCATTTGCTGCATCTTGGTTCTGCTGGCGGTGTTCATTGTGATCATCATAGTGGTTGGCCAGCAGTTTGAGGAGCCTAAATGA